Proteins found in one Plasmodium chabaudi chabaudi strain AS genome assembly, chromosome: 5 genomic segment:
- a CDS encoding serine/arginine-rich splicing factor 4, putative, giving the protein MGYRSSRYRTSCIYVGNLPGNVLEDEVYDLFGKYGRIKYIDIKLTRGSSSTAYAFVHYYDIKDAEYAIERRDGYKFDGERLRVEFSGENKSFGKYRRKEDGIGPPLRTEHRIIVSNLPDNCKWQHLKDIMRQCGDVGYANIEHGKGIVEFVDRDGMLYAIEKFDRAEFKVHDQVTNIKVRRDKRSLSYIKKHRSDYYSPRHKKKRIYSDESESNRSRRRSKYSSSSSKGHSKSGTDSDSSYDKKERKKDRNKNKRSYSSDGKGDDKYSRSESSNSLSDDRTYKKKKKNYSTSSDRSSKGSRYNSEKRSRESRSHSKSGSEYKSRSISEDISNNEKQSGKNVKRENSLSGEKEEKQDHTESPKSGYNSTASEVKKDDNEDKNDEVDESKKNEKSSAAPRGRKTAAKRKPKAGKAKKGKNENKSENDDLKSVSNDGNKSDTNKSVDKENNNDTSVNQTEETKPKRGRRGRKKANPEEN; this is encoded by the exons atgggTTATAGATCTTCAAGGTATAGAACatcatgcatatatgttGGAAACTTACCAGGAAATGTCTTGGAAGACGAAGTCTATGACTTATTTGGAAAg TATGGACGTATAAAATACAttgatataaaattaacaagAGGATCAAGCTCTACAGCATATGCATTTGTTCATTATTATGACATAAA AGATGCAGAATATGCAATAGAAAGAAGAGACGGGTATAAATTTGATGGGGAACGTTTACGTGTTGAATTTTCTGgagaaaataaaag ctTTGGAAAATATCGAAGAAAAGAAGATGGAATTGGTCCACCTTTAAGAACAGAACATCGAATTATTGTTAGCAATTTACCAGATAATTGCAAATGGCAACATTTAAAAGACATAATGAGACAATGTGGTGATGTTGGATATGCCAATATTGAGCATGGTAAAGGTATCGTGGAGTTTGTTGACCGCGATGGAATGCTATATGCAATTGAAAAATTTGATCGTGCAGAATTTAAAGTTCATGATCAGGTTACAAATATTAAAGTTAGAAGAGATAAAAGAAGTTTAtcttacataaaaaaacatagaAGTGATTATTATAGCCCAcgacataaaaaaaaacgaatatATAGTGACGAATCTGAATCAAATAGATCACGGCGACGCAGTAAATATAGTAGCTCATCAAGCAAAGGACACAGCAAATCTGGGACAGATAGTGATAGCTCATATGATAAAAAGGagagaaaaaaagatagaaataaaaacaaaagaagCTATTCTTCTGACGGGAAAGGAgatgataaatatagtaGAAGTGAATCAAGCAATTCATTAAGTGATGATAGAActtataaaaagaaaaaaaaaaattacagtACTTCAAGCGATAGATCAAGCAAAGGATCCAGATATAATTCAGAAAAGAGAAGTAGAGAAAGTAGGAGTCATAGTAAAAGTGGAAGTGAATACAAAAGTAGAAGTATTAGTGAAGATATAAGcaataatgaaaaacaaaGCGGAAAAAACGTGAAAAGGGAAAATAGTTTAAGCGgtgaaaaagaagaaaaacaaGATCATACTGAATCTCCAAAGTCAGGATATAATAGCACAGCTTCGGAGGTAAAGAAAGATGATAACGAggataaaaatgatgaagtGGATGaatccaaaaaaaatgagaaaTCTTCAGCTGCCCCAAGAGGAAGGAAAACGGCTGCTAAAAGGAAGCCAAAAGCTGGAAAGgcaaaaaaaggaaaaaatgaaaataaaagtgaAAATGACGATTTAAAAAGTGTTTCCAATGATGGCAATAAAAGtgatacaaataaatcagtagataaggaaaataataacgaCACCTCAGTTAATCAAACTGAAGAAACAAAACCCAAAAGAGGTAGAAGAGGTAGAAAGAAAGCAAATCCTgaagaaaattaa
- a CDS encoding citrate synthase, mitochondrial, putative, whose amino-acid sequence MKKIRNISHNAVFTKNKRDFDIIFKCQYKKTFFHSTPKKKYCEKQLNTYNEKLVNKNKASISSVSSCMLPIKKENILNTNHARYFSTNNINESNLYLENYSKIRQHINTIDGEESIIMNILKEKTHDCIEKTREQLKTIIHTYPNTPISICTPNNVIGGLRNTITLITDTSILEKKKGILFRGRSVDKILKDFPKWDETCKYPMAEAMLWYLLTKEIPGVENLKLFSRELYCRAKKIPPFVFEFIDSIPPFTHPMSQLISTVSFLESLSIFKIKYSEGILKKDYWKYILEDAVSLIAQIQVVGAYIFKRTFIDNSIKNGEGIDLDIDLDWSANFSKMIGYDSNQVKDLLRLYFLLHSDHEGGNASAHVSHLIGSTLGNPYLSFSGCAIALYGPLHGLANQECLKFLLDIKNKLGDNKASYEFIEKYAKDYLNSGRVIPGYGHAVLRVPDPRFLAFRNFALANFPNDPLVEILEMCYKVIPGILLATGKVKNPYPNVDCYSGSLLYHYGIIYPEYYTVLFAISRAIGVMSQLVLSRGLMFPLERPKSVDIYNLRKICEKNYVKIEEFE is encoded by the coding sequence atgaagaaaataagaaatatatcaCATAATGCTGtctttacaaaaaataaaagagattttgatatcatatttaaatgccaatataaaaaaacattttttcatagtaccccaaaaaaaaaatattgtgaaaaacaattaaatacctacaatgaaaaattaGTAAATAAGAATAAAGCGTCTATATCTTCCGTTTCTTCTTGTATGCttccaataaaaaaagaaaatattttaaacacAAACCATGCTCGTTATTTTtctacaaataatataaatgaatcaAACTTATATCTTGAAAACTATTCTAAGATAAGGCAGCATATTAATACCATAGATGGTGAAGAAtctattattatgaatattttgaagGAAAAAACCCATGATTGCATAGAAAAAACGAGGGaacaattaaaaacaattattcATACATACCCCAATACGCCTATATCTATATGTACACCTAATAATGTAATTGGGGGTTTAAGAAATACTATAACTTTAATTACTGATACATCTATTTTAGAGAAGAAAAAGGGAATATTATTTAGAGGTAGATCTGtagataaaattttaaaagattTCCCAAAATGGGACGAAACATGTAAATATCCCATGGCTGAAGCTATGTTATGgtatttattaacaaaagaAATACCAGGAgtagaaaatttaaaacttttttcACGAGAATTATATTGCcgagcaaaaaaaattccacCATTTGTTTTTGAATTTATAGATAGCATACCACCATTTACACACCCTATGAGTCAATTAATAAGTACAGTTTCTTTTTTAGAATCATTAtccatatttaaaataaaatattctgaaggaatattaaaaaaagactattggaaatatattttagaaGACGCTGTTTCTTTAATTGCTCAAATTCAAGTTGTAGgggcatatatttttaaaagaacaTTTATTGACAATTCTATTAAAAACGGAGAAGGAATTGATTTAGACATAGATCTTGATTGGTCAGctaatttttctaaaatgaTCGGCTATGATAGTAATCAAGTAAAAGATTTGTTAAgattatactttttattgCATAGTGATCATGAAGGTGGAAATGCAAGTGCACATGTATCTCATTTAATAGGAAGTACATTAGGAAATCCATATTTGTCATTTTCCGGATGTGCTATTGCATTATATGGGCCTTTGCATGGTTTAGCTAACCAAGAATGCCTAAAATTTTTGctagatataaaaaataaattaggTGATAATAAAGCATCATATGaatttattgaaaaatatgcaaaagattatttaaattctGGACGAGTCATACCTGGGTATGGCCACGCAGTTTTAAGAGTTCCTGATCCTCGATTTTTAGCTTTTAGAAATTTTGCTTTAGCTAACTTTCCAAATGATCCATTAGTGGAAATACTTGAAATGTGCTACAAAGTAATACCCGGAATTCTTTTAGCAACTGGGAAAGTTAAAAACCCTTACCCAAATGTAGATTGTTATAGTggttcattattatatcattatgGAATTATATATCCCGAATACTATACAGTATTGTTCGCTATTTCTAGGGCGATAGGTGTGATGTCACAATTAGTTTTATCTCGAGGTTTAATGTTCCCATTAGAACGCCCCAAATCAGTagatatatacaatttaagaaaaatttgtgaaaaaaattatgttaaaATAGAGGAATTCGAGTAA
- a CDS encoding kelch protein K10, putative, protein MGKKDKKSKEKKEKAKLKKEKQKLKSLKSKKKKTNSLNDEDFETICLYYENLNKKNKYGHININTTSNNSFVECEKPSPRSNCSITFINEEEFLLFGGEYNNNNELIAYNDLFKYNVVKDKWKYYFTTCKKPKPRCSHQAVYFNKKLYIFGGELCTNTQFFHYNDFWAFDIKNNVFEELETKNNKDDKPSPRSGHRMILWKSSIVMFGGFFDNGKSVEYFNDIYMYIINSNKWINLTNIYTTSLFKKLSESSTKTIPGKDSQNNDVNNTSAIVTNEKKKNRSNDSQILKSKFFKNFDLDSYMPSKRSSVSLFTDIKFKNIYIYGGYSQVKCTSRNAIGVYYNDLWVLNINFVCENNISVNFKKLKKSTFQPSKRVGFSTCVYKNSLFLFGGVFDQVDQNPSKKNTNKGNNSNAKNNNQIEESLNMHSIFFNDLYVFDMNKEHWSYLSLKNIEAANLKKNTKDVEEKGSSKLKPKDNNENKNNSNNDDLLVANEEKTETEDEVKYSRKKKKNNKLKETDFLDSCDSNNLYNDDNDDEYYSNIFVYFDENGNKKIIKIDKEEGEKSEASNDKKECNSDVTKNEESDILSSKEEACTIVDQHIDNTYSIVKDCSYLKENNTELSNGDINNSKEGKNNCYINEDISNFIIKEEIKEEINGEIKVEINEEINEQIDEQIAEKINNLANSDIESNNEEHKKMKFIINDIEPIGRINSHIFVINKDLYLFGGMYEYKNNEIMLNDYWKINVFKREKWNLLDKGNLDEIYVEESDSSSIISIDDSNKDEKEVEELILHNKIKKIENKIKMETFGLNFDPNESLNEFFARTKQHWLKELNTPNENKQSRKDAFILCEKKYIELKVYYKKIDKYRELLLDEEYDGSVDDEDSDENEESSSSIND, encoded by the coding sequence ATGGGAAagaaagataaaaaaagtaaagaaaaaaaggaaaaggcaaaattgaaaaaagaaaagcaGAAACTTAAGTCattaaaatcaaaaaaaaaaaaaacaaatagtTTAAATGATGAGGATTTTGAAACAATATGTTTATActatgaaaatttaaataaaaagaataaatatggtcatataaatataaacacaACATCCAACAATAGTTTTGTAGAATGTGAAAAACCAAGTCCAAGGTCTAATTGCTCTATTACATTTATCAACGAAGAAGAATTTCTTTTGTTTGGGggtgaatataataataataatgaactAATAGCATACaatgatttatttaaatacaaCGTAGTAAAAgataaatggaaatattattttacaacATGTAAAAAACCCAAACCACGATGCTCTCATCAAGcagtttattttaataaaaagttgtatatttttggtGGGGAATTATGTACGAATACTCAATTTTTTCACTATAATGATTTTTGGGCatttgatataaaaaataatgtctTTGAAGAATtggaaacaaaaaataacaaagaCGATAAACCATCGCCACGAAGTGGGCATAGAATGATACTATGGAAAAGTTCAATAGTTATGTTTGGTGGGTTTTTTGATAATGGAAAATCAgttgaatattttaatgatatatatatgtatataataaatagtaataaatgGATTAACTTAacaaacatatatacaacttcgttatttaaaaagttatcTGAAAGTAGTACTAAAACCATTCCTGGTAAAGATAGtcaaaataatgatgttaataatacatCAGCAATCGtaacaaatgaaaaaaaaaaaaatagaagtAATGACTCTCAAATTTTGAAgagtaaattttttaaaaattttgatctCGATTCATATATGCCATCAAAAAGATCAAGTGTAAGTTTATTCAcagatataaaatttaaaaacatttatatttatggtGGATATTCCCAAGTAAAATGTACTTCAAGAAATGCGATTGGAGTTTATTACAACGATTTATGggttttaaatataaactttgtgtgtgaaaataatatttcagtaaattttaaaaaattaaaaaaaagcacATTTCAACCATCGAAAAGAGTTGGTTTTAGTACAtgtgtttataaaaattcgttatttttatttggtgGGGTTTTCGATCAAGTTGATCAAAATCcttcgaaaaaaaataccaacaaaggaaataattcaaatgcGAAAAATAACAACCAAATAGAAGAATCCTTAAATATGCattccatatttttcaacgatttatatgtattcgATATGAATAAAGAGCATTGGTCTTATTtaagtttaaaaaatatagaagcagccaatttaaaaaaaaatactaagGATGTAGAAGAAAAGGGATCAAGCAAATTAAAACCGAAAgacaataatgaaaataaaaacaatagtaataatgatGACCTTTTAGTAgcaaatgaagaaaaaacagAAACAGAGGATGAGGTAAAATATTcgagaaaaaagaaaaaaaataataagctTAAGGAAACTGATTTTTTAGATAGTTGTGACTCaaacaatttatataatgatgataatgatgatgaatattattctaatatttttgtatattttgatgaaaatggaaataaaaaaattataaaaatagataaAGAAGAAGGTGAAAAATCAGAAGCCTCgaatgataaaaaagaatgtAATAGCGATGTTACAAAAAACGAAGAATCAGATATATTATCAAGTAAGGAGGAAGCATGTACTATTGTAGATCAACATATTGATAATACTTATTCGATCGTTAAAGATTGCTCATATTTGAAAGAAAACAATACTGAATTAAGCAATggtgatataaataattcgaaagagggaaaaaataattgttatataaatgaagatataagcaattttattataaaagaagaaataaaagaagaaataaacggagaaataaaagtagaaataaatgaagaaataaatgaacAAATAGATGAACAAATAGCTGAGaagataaataatttagcAAACTCAGACATAGAAAGCAATAATGAAgagcataaaaaaatgaaatttataataaatgatatcGAACCTATAGGAAGAATAAATAGTCATATATTTGTGATAAATAAAgacttatatttatttggtggaatgtatgaatataaaaataatgaaattatgCTTAACGATTATTGGAAAattaatgtttttaaaagagaaaaatggAATTTATTAGATAAAGGTAATTTAgatgaaatatatgtagAAGAATCTGATTCGAGCTCTATTATATCAATTGATGATTCCAACaaagatgaaaaagaaGTTGAAGAATTAATActtcataataaaattaaaaaaatcgaaaataaaataaaaatggaaacatTTGGATTGAATTTTGATCCTAACGAAAGtttaaatgaattttttgcAAGAACAAAACAACATTGGTTGAAAGAACTTAACACACCAAATGAGAATAAGCAAAGTAGAAAAGATgcctttattttatgtgaaaaaaaatacatagaGCTTAAAgtatattacaaaaaaattgataaataCAGAGAATTGCTCCTAGATGAAGAATATGACGGAAGTGTAGATGACGAGGATTCagatgaaaatgaagaaagtTCTTCTTCCATAAATGATTGA
- a CDS encoding phospholipid scramblase, putative, with translation MNNQFANASLKKAIYTSNAINKDQNQSAIQQNMNNPNRPYQNMNNPNVNNPNMINPNMNNPNMMNPNMNNPNMMNPNMNNPNVINPNMNNPNMINPNMNNPNMMNPNMNNPNVIYPNMNNPNVIYPNMNNPNVINPNMNNPNMINPNMNNPNMMNPNMNNPNVIYPNMNYQQYPHIMPPPQQQMGMFLNDWKSILAPIKSCRIKQQFDDREFLADYIMGMKLDFNNKYLILDSATEILKFTAIENSECFNRNCFPKMCIPINMKILRYGKELAKPDIVVEKDCSFTVCCLNRPIIKMYDFSDNNNKKLIGTIRTPFSCCSFKFDLFDASNKKIIYMDDTCCQISILCPCPFGPFKFSNYYLRDSKTNERIAHLQKEVPFLKFIKRDIDNYTLNFEDVKNPEWKMMLLAFSLFLDYIYYDTK, from the coding sequence atgaataaccAATTTGCAAATGCATCCTTAAAAAAGGCGATATATACATCAAATGCAATAAACAAGGATCAAAATCAAAGCGCCATCcaacaaaatatgaacaaccCAAACAGGCCAtatcaaaatatgaataatccAAACGTGAATAATCCAAATATGATTAATCCAAACATGAATAATCCAAATATGATGAACCCAAACATGAATAATCCAAATATGATGAACCCAAACATGAATAACCCAAATGTGATTAACCCAAACATGAACAATCCAAATATGATTAACccaaatatgaataatccAAATATGATGAACCCAAACATGAATAACCCAAATGTGATTTATCCAAACATGAACAATCCAAATGTGATTTATCCAAACATGAATAACCCAAATGTGATTAACCCAAACATGAACAATCCAAATATGATTAACccaaatatgaataatccAAATATGATGAACCCAAACATGAATAACCCAAATGTGATTTATCCAAACATGAATTATCAACAATACCCCCATATAATGCCCCCGCCACAACAACAAATGGGtatgtttttaaatgacTGGAAATCTATATTAGCCCCCATAAAAAGTTGTAGAATAAAACAACAGTTTGATGATAGAGAGTTTTTAGCTGATTATATCATGGGTATGAAGCTTGAtttcaataataaatatttaattttagaTTCCGCAActgaaattttaaaatttactGCCATTGAAAATTCTGAATGTTTTAATAGAAATTGTTTTCCGAAAATGTGTATCCCaattaatatgaaaatattacgTTATGGAAAGGAATTAGCTAAACCGGATATTGTGGTTGAAAAGGATTGTTCATTTACAGTATGTTGCTTAAATAGAccaattattaaaatgtatGATTTTtcagataataataataaaaaattaattggTACGATAAGAACCCCATTTAGTTGTTGCTCTTTCAAATTTGATTTGTTCGATgcatcaaataaaaaaattatttatatggatGATACATGTTGCCAAATAAGTATTTTATGCCCATGCCCATTTGGTCCATTCAAATTTagcaattattatttacgtgattcaaaaacaaatgaacGAATAGCGCATTTACAAAAAGAAGTTCCTttcttaaaatttataaaacgAGATATTGATAACTACACTTTAAATTTTGAAGATGTTAAAAACCCAGAATGGAAAATGATGCTCTTggcattttcattatttttagattatatatattatgacaccaaataa
- a CDS encoding 4-hydroxy-3-methylbut-2-en-1-yl diphosphate synthase (ferredoxin), putative, whose amino-acid sequence MCRVKRLILFIVGFYCYMEMKTNILNHHSDIPTIFVRAKNNDKKNMYQFLLSDTSRKRCNNNACEKGDYFGKSLHGRRKKKMNFNSLSSDENGDYENIKQIKTDEDKYNLIKDIKKYCECTKRYKRLPTHEVQIGNVKIGGNNKIAIQTMTSCDTRNVEECVNQIKKCKELGADLVRLTVQGVQEVEASYRIKDILLSQNITIPLVADIHFNPKIALMAADVYDKIRVNPGNYVDGRKKWVDKVYEKDEFEEGKLFIKEKFVPLIEKCKRLNRAMRIGTNHGSLSSRMLSYYGDTPLGMVESAFEFSDLCIENNFFNVVYSMKASNAYVMIQSYRLLVAKQYEKGNDLMFPIHLGVTEAGFGDNGRIKSYLGIGSLLYDGIGDTIRISLTEDPWEELNPCKKLIGNLKKRIFYTDQQDSSYLADQTKENNNTITNRNNRYTTLDFHNFNETFRDFNNIVKRNVVKKKNVLHEECTIGNVVTVKELEDSLQIFKDLNLELDKNGNLKKGAKTTDIVIINDFENLTNVAKKTVEKLMEAGLHALVDYGPKSVELIKNLKVNEPNNQNILYYSTLADMLDLLEKNNKDGIEQNNVKGYAIVLNGKEDIKVIEKIKDLNPQPLFFILKSDNIYEHVLVTRRLNEILHTLNIDIPYIHYANIDSNVYDDILVNSTVYVGTCLIDLMGDGLIINVTDNNVIAKKEQNDQIKTRVALNSFLTLNILQDTRIRLFKTDYISCPSCGRTLFNIQETTKKIMKLTGHLKGVKIAVMGCIVNGIGEMADAHFGYVGSAPKKIDLYYGKELVHRNIPEEEACDRLIELIKKHNKWEDP is encoded by the coding sequence ATGTGTCGCGTAAAACGGttaatattgtttataGTAGGGTTTTATTGCTATATggaaatgaaaacaaatatCCTTAATCACCATTCTGATATCCCTACCATATTTGTAAGAgccaaaaataatgataaaaaaaatatgtaccAGTTTTTACTAAGCGACACAAGTAGGAAAagatgtaataataatgcatgTGAAAAAGGGGATTATTTTGGAAAAAGTTTACATGGaagacgaaaaaaaaaaatgaattttaaTTCACTTAGTAGTGATGAAAATGGTGATTATGAAAAcattaaacaaataaaaacagatgaagataaatataatttaataaaagatataaaaaaatattgtgaATGTACTAAACGTTATAAAAGATTGCCAACGCATGAAGTACAAATTGGAAATGTAAAGATCGggggaaataataaaattgcaATTCAAACAATGACAAGTTGTGATACCCGAAATGTCGAAGAATGTGttaatcaaataaaaaaatgcaaagaATTAGGTGCCGATTTAGTAAGACTAACAGTTCAAGGTGTGCAAGAAGTTGAAGCAAGTTATCGTattaaagatatattattatcacaaAATATTACTATTCCTTTAGTAGCAgatatacattttaatcCTAAAATAGCTTTAATGGCAGCAGATGTATATGACAAAATACGAGTTAATCCTGGAAATTATGTTGatggaagaaaaaaatgggtAGATAAGGTGTATGAAAAAGACGAGTTTGAAGAaggtaaattatttataaaagaaaaatttgtACCATTAATAGAAAAATGTAAGCGATTAAATAGAGCTATGAGAATTGGTACTAACCATGGCTCTTTATCATCAAGAATGCTATCATATTATGGTGATACACCGCTAGGTATGGTTGAATCAGCCTTTGAATTTTCAGATTTAtgtatagaaaataatttttttaatgtagTTTATTCTATGAAAGCATCAAATGCTTATGTTATGATACAATCATATAGATTATTAGTGGCTAAACAATATGAAAAGGGAAATGATTTAATGTTTCCAATACATTTAGGTGTTACTGAAGCTGGATTTGGTGATAATGGACGAATAAAATCTTATTTAGGTATCGGATCATTATTGTATGATGGAATAGGTGATACTATCCGAATTTCTTTGACTGAAGATCCATGGGAGGAATTAAACCCTTGCAAAAAATTGATCGGaaatttaaagaaaagaatattttatacgGATCAGCAAGATTCAAGTTATTTGGCGGACCAGACCAAGGAAAACAATAATACCATTACGAATAGAAACAATCGTTACACAACATTagattttcataatttcaATGAAACATTTAGagattttaataatatagttaaaagaaatgttgtcaaaaaaaaaaatgtgttgCATGAGGAGTGCACAATAGGTAATGTAGTTACTGTAAAAGAATTAGAAGATTctttacaaatatttaaagaCTTAAATTTAGAATTggataaaaatggaaatttaaaaaaaggtgCCAAAACTACTGATATAgttattataaatgattttgaaaatttaacaAATGTAGCAAAAAAAACTGTTGAGAAATTAATGGAAGCAGGCTTGCATGCATTGGTAGATTATGGACCCAAATCTGTGGagttaattaaaaatttaaaagtaAATGAACCTAATaaccaaaatatattatattattcaacATTAGCAGATATGTTAGatttattagaaaaaaacaacaaaGATGGAATTGAACAGAATAATGTAAAGGGATATGCAATCGTATTAAATGGAAAAGAAGATATTAAagttattgaaaaaattaaagattTAAATCCACAgcctttattttttatattaaaatcagataatatatatgaacatGTATTAGTTACAAGAAgattaaatgaaatactACACACtttaaatatagatataccatatatacattatgcTAATATTGATTCAAATGTTTATGATGATATCTTAGTAAATTCAACAGTATATGTAGGAACTTGCTTAATCGATTTAATGGGAGATGgattaattattaatgtAACTGATAATAATGTTATCGCAAAAAAAGAACAAAATGACCAAATAAAAACTAGAGTTGcattaaattcatttttaacattaaatatattacaagATACTCGTATCCGATTATTTAAAACCGATTATATATCATGCCCTTCATGTGGTAgaacattatttaatatacaaGAAactactaaaaaaataatgaaattaacGGGCCATTTAAAAGGGGTCAAAATTGCTGTTATGGGGTGTATAGTTAATGGAATAGGAGAAATGGCGGATGCCCATTTTGGTTATGTTGGAAGTGCgccaaaaaaaatcgatTTGTATTATGGAAAAGAACTAGTTCATAGAAATATTCCCGAAGAAGAAGCATGTGATAGATTAATAGAGTTAATTAAGAAACATAACAAATGGGAAGATCCGTAA
- a CDS encoding CDGSH iron-sulfur domain-containing protein, putative, with protein MSWEQWWPHDPVVKTDSLDPYLVKVEKNKVYWYCACGSSKTQPWCDGGHKGMGIKPLMYIPQTSGYRLLSGCRQSTHLPHYDFSDLWVRANRNVPKAALFTYVACFSFGIMTTWLFHP; from the exons atgagTTGGGAACAATGGTGGCCTCATGATCCAGTTGTAAAAACAGACTCACTTGATCCTTATCTTGTTAaagtagaaaaaaataag GTTTATTGGTATTGCGCATGTGGGTCGAGTAAAACTCAACCATGGTGTGATGGAGGACATAAGGGAATGG GAATTAAGCCTTTGATGTATATACCACAAACAAGCGGGTATAGACTTTTGAGTGGCTGCAGACAAAGTACACATTTGCCACATTATGATTTTTCCGATTTATGG GTTCGAGCAAATAGGAATGTCCCGAAGGCTGCCCTATTTACATATGTTGCATGTTTCTCCTTTGGTATTATGACAACTTGGTTATTTCATccataa